In a single window of the uncultured Pseudodesulfovibrio sp. genome:
- a CDS encoding flavodoxin family protein has product MDHAAIFACSHRRGGNSDHAAELLAKGVREAGGRAEVLYVRNLKIMPCLACGYCDVPERTGQERCVLGTTDQAWDLFAHCLSARTILFASPIYFYHLPSRLKTWIDRGQQFWKAKLDAEPWIADLPERTAHAVLLAGQPSGRKLFDGARLTLKYFVKNFNAELADPLVFRGVDTRNDLRAKSDFEKRIVELGATAWETAPKRAD; this is encoded by the coding sequence ATGGACCACGCAGCCATCTTCGCCTGTTCCCATCGACGCGGGGGCAACTCCGACCACGCCGCCGAACTGCTGGCCAAGGGGGTTCGCGAGGCTGGTGGCCGTGCCGAGGTGCTCTACGTGCGCAACCTCAAGATCATGCCCTGCCTTGCCTGTGGATACTGCGACGTGCCGGAGCGGACCGGCCAGGAGCGCTGCGTCCTGGGCACCACGGACCAGGCCTGGGACCTGTTCGCCCACTGCCTGTCCGCCCGGACCATCCTGTTCGCCTCGCCCATCTATTTCTATCACCTGCCCTCGCGGCTGAAGACCTGGATCGACCGGGGCCAACAGTTCTGGAAAGCGAAGCTCGACGCCGAGCCGTGGATCGCCGACCTGCCGGAGCGCACGGCCCATGCCGTGCTGCTGGCGGGTCAGCCTTCGGGCCGGAAGCTCTTTGACGGAGCGCGCCTGACGCTCAAATATTTCGTGAAGAATTTCAACGCGGAGCTTGCTGACCCTCTGGTCTTTCGGGGGGTGGACACGCGCAACGATCTCCGGGCCAAGTCCGACTTCGAGAAGCGTATCGTGGAGTTGGGGGCAACGGCCTGGGAAACTGCGCCGAAGCGTGCGGATTGA
- a CDS encoding MBL fold metallo-hydrolase codes for MDIATFPLGALQTNCFVLSNGTEAVAVDPGGNPAPVLEHLKANGLTLTTILNTHLHFDHTGGNKALSEATGAPILANEADGYLLDTWLGKGGDMGLPSIDLYEWKNLGPGETTFAGAPCSVFHTPGHSPGSLTFYFPDAGTAFVGDLIFYRSIGRTDFPGGDLNVLKRSVREHIFTLPPDTRLLSGHGQETSVADEQNHNPFVGGF; via the coding sequence ATGGATATAGCGACTTTTCCGCTGGGCGCCCTGCAGACCAACTGCTTCGTCCTGAGCAACGGCACCGAGGCCGTGGCCGTGGACCCGGGCGGCAATCCGGCTCCCGTACTCGAACACCTCAAGGCCAACGGGCTGACCCTGACCACCATCCTGAACACGCACCTGCACTTCGACCACACCGGGGGCAACAAGGCCCTGTCCGAGGCCACGGGCGCACCGATCCTGGCCAATGAGGCGGACGGCTACCTTCTGGACACCTGGCTGGGCAAGGGCGGCGACATGGGCCTGCCGTCCATCGACCTCTACGAATGGAAAAACCTCGGGCCGGGCGAGACAACCTTTGCCGGGGCCCCGTGCTCCGTATTCCACACCCCGGGCCATTCGCCGGGCAGCCTGACCTTCTATTTCCCCGACGCTGGAACCGCCTTTGTTGGCGATCTGATCTTCTACCGCTCCATCGGCCGCACGGACTTTCCCGGAGGCGACCTGAACGTGCTCAAACGCTCGGTCAGGGAACATATCTTCACCCTGCCGCCCGATACCCGGCTGCTGTCCGGACACGGCCAGGAAACCTCGGTCGCGGACGAACAGAACCACAACCCGTTTGTCGGAGGATTCTGA
- a CDS encoding nitroreductase, with product MDSHDNPVLRAIRERRSIRKFTTDPVDKQTLKTILEAGQWAPSGMNNQPWRFLVITRGDPRVEKLAQCTKYSPLVSSSAACICVFLDKETIYSEIKDHQGAGACIQNMLLAIHTLGLGGVWLGQIINDQSAALSSLGLSEDKLELQAVVVLGHPDQKGGSKRKPLSELMLEDF from the coding sequence GTGGATTCCCATGACAATCCAGTGCTCCGGGCCATACGCGAGCGCCGCTCCATCCGCAAGTTCACAACGGATCCGGTCGACAAACAGACCCTGAAAACCATTCTTGAAGCCGGACAGTGGGCCCCCAGCGGCATGAACAACCAGCCATGGCGCTTTCTGGTCATCACCCGCGGCGACCCCCGCGTGGAGAAACTGGCCCAATGCACCAAGTATTCCCCTCTGGTCAGCTCCTCCGCAGCCTGCATCTGCGTGTTTCTGGACAAGGAAACCATATACAGCGAGATAAAGGACCACCAGGGGGCCGGTGCCTGCATACAGAACATGCTCCTGGCCATCCACACGTTGGGCCTGGGCGGGGTCTGGCTCGGCCAGATCATCAACGACCAGTCGGCCGCCCTGTCCTCATTGGGGCTGTCCGAAGACAAACTGGAGCTGCAGGCCGTCGTCGTTCTGGGCCACCCCGACCAAAAGGGCGGCTCCAAGCGCAAACCCCTTTCCGAACTCATGCTGGAGGACTTTTAA
- a CDS encoding RNA polymerase sigma factor produces MKDKRETEIVRKILLGDVQLYGTLVREYQRPVYNLMLRMTGDEDISADLAQDAFVRAYEKLETFNQRRRFFPWLYTLALNVARDWLRKEGRDRHVFVEDASIMVREQDRRDEPKVMNDRLDGAKAFEAVMALDEKYREALILRYRHDFTIQEIASTLGITVSAAKMRLSRGLDMVRHQFDGGNNP; encoded by the coding sequence ATGAAAGATAAACGCGAAACGGAAATTGTACGAAAAATCCTGCTGGGCGATGTCCAGCTGTACGGTACCCTGGTACGCGAGTACCAGCGGCCCGTGTACAATCTCATGTTGCGCATGACGGGCGACGAGGACATTTCGGCCGACCTCGCCCAGGACGCCTTTGTCCGTGCCTACGAGAAACTCGAGACCTTCAACCAGCGCAGACGGTTTTTCCCATGGCTGTATACGCTGGCCCTGAACGTGGCTCGGGATTGGCTCCGCAAGGAGGGCCGGGATCGGCACGTCTTTGTCGAAGACGCCTCGATAATGGTTCGCGAACAGGACAGGCGGGACGAGCCCAAGGTCATGAACGACCGGCTCGACGGGGCCAAGGCCTTTGAGGCCGTGATGGCTCTTGATGAGAAATACCGCGAGGCGCTCATCCTTCGGTACCGCCACGATTTTACCATACAGGAAATCGCGAGCACCCTGGGGATCACCGTGAGCGCCGCCAAGATGCGGCTGAGCAGAGGGCTGGACATGGTCCGGCACCAATTTGACGGGGGAAACAACCCATGA
- a CDS encoding glycogen-binding domain-containing protein: protein MNKTHMEDIIIHAVQTSPEVEPPVDLTRRIMSRLEPKRPPFWTRLRLWLLRPKVLTVRPITAIPALVMAMALLAVVYVIDNKPLENSGPRLATVRFIMHDADMHARNVSVIGSFNNWRADRSVMWYSRDAQAWILEAQLPPGDHEYLFLVNGKQLVPDPDAPMTSDDGFGNRNSIVFVNGEHEQTL from the coding sequence ATGAACAAAACGCATATGGAAGATATCATCATCCACGCGGTGCAGACCAGCCCGGAGGTCGAGCCGCCCGTGGACCTGACCCGGCGGATCATGTCACGGCTTGAGCCCAAGCGCCCGCCGTTCTGGACCCGGTTGCGTCTGTGGCTGTTGCGCCCCAAGGTTCTGACCGTCCGGCCGATCACCGCCATTCCGGCGTTGGTCATGGCCATGGCGCTGCTGGCAGTGGTCTACGTGATCGACAACAAGCCTCTGGAAAACAGCGGCCCCCGGCTTGCAACCGTACGCTTCATTATGCACGATGCGGACATGCATGCCCGAAATGTTTCGGTCATCGGGTCCTTCAACAATTGGCGGGCGGATCGTTCGGTCATGTGGTACAGTCGGGACGCGCAGGCGTGGATACTGGAAGCCCAACTCCCCCCGGGCGACCATGAGTATCTTTTCCTCGTCAACGGGAAACAGCTCGTGCCCGACCCCGACGCGCCCATGACCAGCGATGACGGGTTCGGCAACAGGAATTCCATAGTTTTCGTAAATGGGGAACATGAACAGACGCTATAG